In Euphorbia lathyris chromosome 10, ddEupLath1.1, whole genome shotgun sequence, the DNA window ATACTTTGTTTTAATATCCAATAGTAATAGAACATGTGtaaattaaaatcaataaaaatggtAACCTGCTATTATAGGTAATATTTAATGTTGAAACtttaaagattattaattacaagataaataatttattagttcctatatttttACCTAATCACATAAGATTAATCTAATGCATGCAACAATATCTTGAAgtagtaagaaattttagttgTTAGTGTTACCATTATTGATGGTAGTTTTTCTTCAAGTTTTCATATCGGATTCACATACATTTCTTAATTTAAGAAAATGCAAACCTCATTAGTTTAAACAATACACCTTAAATCAAGCAACAAAATACTGAATTTAACcataaaatcaaagaaaaaaaaaagaaaagcataACAAGGCGTGCTTACTTGAAGAGGGCAGAACTTCAATTCAACCTGGGCCAAGCAAGCATAGGGTATAGAAGAAAAACTTGCAACCTGCAACACGATTGGATGAAGGGATTATGTGAAATTGGCAAAATCAAATATGGGCATAAGTGTGCTTGATGTATACGGGAAGAAAAGGTTGCAGCCTGCAACTCAATTTGATGAGCGGATTGGGAAAAAGGATGCAACTCAATTTGTTGAGGGATTGGGAAGAAATCCCCAAATTCGAAACTGGAAAAGGAAATAAGATAGTAGTATGAGTATATTGTAATTACCCTTCTCTTCGTCCTTCAAGCCTTCCTAGAAACGTCGAGTATGAGCATGGTCGATAGGAAAAGTTGGGTAGAAAGATGAGAAATAAttcaagaaaaaaagaaagagcaGAGGCATCGACTTTTCTTAGCTGAATGGAAAGTTCTGTCAAGCTGCGTTCCACAAAATGCTATTAACAAGATCTTGAAGCTGATTGAAGAATTGTAGGGGCAAGGGATGATACACACTAAGAAGGAAGATATACGGATTTCTTTAGCCATGACTCTTTTTTCACTATAAGTTGTGGACAATGGAAGAATTACGGAGAGAGTAGAAGATCGAAAGAACCAATTAACCGGTTACAATAAttaattatctattaatataatTGAATGGTAGAGATTAATAAACATTATAATCAATGGTGATCGATTCTAAGATTGCATAGCTTGTTTGGGCCGTAGATTAGTtgcaaatcattttttttttttttttttgagaagaaagaaaaaagtatAAGAAACGCTAGAAGGAGGGGTCGAACCTCCGACCTTGTGGTTAACAGCCACACGCTCTAACCAACTGAGCTATTCCAGCTGTTGAACTTTGAGTCATTTATATCATTAAAAACGCTAAAATAATAGTTATTATCAATTTCAGATTTGCTCTTCAAGGAAGTATTGTTGGTTCTCAAAATTTTGACCTgagttttctttttctatttgtaTATTATTTGCGTGATTATAAAGATATATTAGCACTCTTACTCTTTTTCTATGGTAttataaataacaaataaaaatttcaaaaaataaagcacttgtaacttttttttatgaaaaaaaaaaacgctTGTAATTAATCCTAGAATAGAAAGGTTGTGAGTTTAAACTTatcttttttataaaataaaaaaaaatcctatacacggtaaaaaaatctatatgtatatatatcagtAGTTTTTACCTCGTTAATCATCGGTACTTATTCAAATCAAAgatggaaattaaataaataatcctAAAAATCTAAATCAAATAAGCTTAGAATCACCATAGTATCATTAACGCATAtcttacataaaaaaaaatttctttcaTTTTACCTTTACATGAAATTTTTCTTCCCTTTTACCTCTTCGCAACAGCCTCCCTCCCTCCCTCCTTTCTTCTATCATCTTCCTCTCTTATTTGAGTCTTATAATCTTTTAAGCATCAAACTTCTTTTTTTTGCGGATCTATTTTAACGAGAAAGAAGGGAATTGTCTTCATTCTTCCTCCTTCCATCGAGTTTGGCTTATACATTTAAGGTGTTTTCTTTGTTGTCATTATCGGATCTCTTTATCCGCCTGAGTTGTATCtgctttatatatttttttcatttatacCTTTTTCGAATTTAGTAAGAGTGGAAACGGTTAATCTTGTCCGTAGATTAATAGATCTGCATGGTTGCAACAAAATAAATGACTCAAATCCGATCATTCAGAAGGGAttaaatgatgaagattggatTGCAGTTGCTTTTCTGCTGATTTGGAATTACGGGAAGTATACAATTTATCgttcttttgtgttttttcttgTATCTTTTATGGATTCTTTTGCTCTTTGTAATCGTTTTATTCCCTTTTTGGATATTGATGTGAGGTTTTACTCTTTACAAATTGATTCGGTTCTAAAACAAAATCATTGATTCAATctaattttaaatctttttATTCGAATTTTCGATTCgattcaaaaaaattcaaaatttcaattaaaCCTTTTTCGCGGCTGCCCGGATAAAgggatttttattattattcataatTGCTTCTAAAAATCAAAGTTTTGGTGCATATATtctacattttattttatttattttaattaatttaatatcatATAAATATTGAATTATCCACTTAATGTCAAGAAACCAATTGAATTAATAGCTTAAGTTGATGATTAAGACTCCATAAATAAAGTTATCACGATTCCAACCCTCGGTCATTTGGTCTAAAAGACTCTAATACCATGTCAAGAAACCATTTAATTCAAAAGATTAAGCTGATAGTTAGGTTCAAAAATAACTTTTACTATTATCTTTGACACACCCTTGCACGTAAATGATCCATGGGCTTGAAACGTGTACAACATATATCTATCTTATTATATGTTAAAATTTCACCGATTAATGGAGTAGTCCAGATTTGAATTCTCGACCATTTAGTCTAATGGACTCTGATACATTATAAAAAATACTAATTCAACTAAAAGTTTAACTTGATAGGTGAGGCCTAATAATAGCTTTTTATTGTAATCTCTAACAATTAAGAAATAATCATATAAGGGCATTATTAATTTCTAACAACCATGAAATGAAGAAGTACAATCTTAACTTTTATGTAGACTGCTCGGGTGGACTTCCAACCAATGAACACTCGTGACAAAGAGGATGATGATATGGATTTAGgttctattttttattattattgaaattaAGTAAACTGAGCTAAACTGAATTCtactgaaactgaaataataatataatcttttaaaaatagcaataattaaaataaaaaaatttataaaaataataatggttctaataataataataataataataaataattataaaaaacaattataattataataagtaatgataaattactgaactgaactgaaattacTGATACTGTAATTAAGTGACAAATAACAGAGCCTTAGTTGATGAAAGGAAAAGGAAGAGGCATGTGCCTACAGGTTCCCCTCAAACTATTCCTTctccctcaaaaaaaaaaaaacactcatATGGATGATTATGTGATCTCAAATAGAAACAAATCCAACAAACAAATTTTATCGTCGGATTCAAGGAGATGCCACGTCAAGAGAAATAATTGGCTTTAGTTGGAAGTGTGTGGACTCGTAAAACCACGCCAATTTGTATCTCTTAAATATCTTATTAGGAGTTGTAAGCCGAATTTTTTTCTTGTTGAAATGTTTGTTCATTCACCTCATATTAATGAAAGAAAACGTAATATTGGTTATGACTATTGTCTTTTTGTTGATTGTAATGGTAAAAGTGGTTGTATTGGCATTATTGCCTACTCTAAGGACCATATAGATATTACTATTTCTGGTGATGATTTTGAAACTGCACTATTTTTCTATGGGGTCCCTGACCGCTCTCAGCGCCATGTAACTTGGAATATTCTCCATCCTCTTAAGAATTCTTATCGCCTTCCTTGATGTGTCATTGAAGATTTTAATGGTCTCATTAGCCCCAGTGAGAACAATGGTAACCACCCTCACTAGGAATGGATGTTTCGAGGCTTTAAAGAAATCGTTTTGGACTCTAATTTATTGGATATTGATCTAGATAGGTATGAATTCACTTGGAAGAAAATGAGAGGTATTGAGAATTCTTTTTAGAGGAAATACTTGATCGACGTATGATCCCAAGGCTCTAGCTCAATATGTCACACAATATTTTACTTTCCTATTTGATGATGATCATTCCATGTACACACATGTTGATTGCATCAATGCCGATTTAAGCAATATGGTCAAAAGTGATCTCATATACCTTTTTGCATTAACGAATTCCGGATAGTGACTTTTTATATGAACCCGAAAAAGCACTAGGTATTGATGGCTTGAACTCGTGCTTCTTCTAGAGATTTTGGCATGTCATCAAAGAAGATGTCTTTGCTGCTTCACTCAATGGTTAAGTTCAGTTTTGTTTTCGCCAACCATTAATGACACTTTGATTGTGTTTATTCCTAAGATTGACAACCCAACGTCCTTTCGTGATTTTAGGCCCATATGTCTATGTATGTAACGTTGTGTATAAGATTTTTGCTAAAGTCTTCACAAAACCGCCTGAAATCCTATTTTCCGAATTTAGTTGGTTCTCAGCAATCAGATTTTGTTGAGGGAAGATCTATCATGAATAATGTCTTAATATCTTTTGAAGCATCTCACCATATGCATTGTCAGACCCGGGGGAAAATAAGCTAATATGGCATCATGACAAGCCAGGTCTTTACAGTGTTAAATCGGGGCATTAAATAGTTGCAGCTCAAGTGCTAAATGTAGAAAACAGTGGGACTGGTTCCGTGAGTTGGACTAAACTTTGGCAGCTGCCAAACCCCCCTACAAACCTCTTTGTACCTGGGCTCGGTACTGTTGTTCCTGTCCACCGCAGAATTATATGAAGATAAACGTCGATACGACTATCTTCTCAAACACGAGACAAATAAGATGTGGAAAATACTTTGGCAAGCTCTCTCTTGTTTTTCTCAAGTTTTATCAGGGATTTTGGAAGCTAAAATGGCTAAAGCAATACATGTCAAGGAAATCCTTTCTTGGTTAAAACAATCAAACAATGTTAGTCTCTATTTACATAATAGGTTCAATTTGCTAATGTGATATATGGAGTTGTTAACTTTCTGCGGACATGGAATGTTAACAATCACCGTATCACTAAAATCAAACTGTTCTCATGAAATTTCTTAATAAGAATACAAACCACATATGATCTTTTCTAAAACTAaacattcttttatttataaataagcATAAACATACTCCCGCTATTCCTTTTATACAAGTCATTTTAGAGTATTCacataaattaagaaatacaattaatataaaatcaaatttatgaattaatattgattaactaaaaaataattttctctCGTGTTATTGTTGGGGAATAAGTTTTGGAATGTTAAAAAACATATGGACTAAGATAAAAATTTAATGCTTGAAtcgaaaaactaaactaaaaactcTTGAAAAACTAAAATAACTTATATTTAGGAAGAAACTAATTTGataaaatgacttatataaggAAACGGAGAGAGTAACATTTTTTAAGGCATAAAAAGCATTTGTCCTCCTAAACTATAGAGTCAAACTCAAAGTAGAACCCAttcgttttttaaattttccaaAACCCAGCAATTAAAATCCCAAATCTTGTttctaaaacaaaaaaaaaaatcacaatttttgAATCTATGGATTTATCCTTAACCCACTTGCttgtgattttttttcatatgctTAATACAATAGAAATCTTATAGCTATTTATGGCAGAGACATATCCATTAAAAGGTATTAGCAGGATCCTTCTCCATCTAAGACAGACCCCTCAAACGAAGGATAATGCACGAAAATAGCTtcagttttttttaagaaagtgTCAATTTAAAGACAATGTATAAAATAATATCATTTATTCTCGATGGTTGTAAAACCAAACTTGGAAGAAAAATTGATAGTGGCTGgcttaatgatttttttttttttttaattgctgAGGTTTAtgcttttttaaaaaaaaaaattcctacTAGTATTATTTTATGTTAGGTAAATATAATGAATACAGTAGAAAATTGCAAACACGTGTCAAGAGTAAGTTGGTACCCAATAAACATGCAGAGCACTTTCATTTCGTCGTAATGACGCCTCTGTCTTTGTGGCAGTGTTATCattaaagaaaagaaggaaTCATCAGCtaggggtgcacgtggtcggttaaccagtccattaaggttaattcgatcggttaaccatttaatcggttttttaaaaacactaaccatacattagtccattaaattcggttaaccactaatcgattaaccaattatttcgatcggttaaccttttatttcggtttctaaccattaataaatagaaataaaaataataaaagaattctaatttttattgtgagggAGACGGCGGTTCAATGgcgagttgaagagattaatTGCGGAAAATGATATGTACGTGCATTATGATCCTTCAGTTTTGATTCCGTTAAATTGTTTAGTCCGTATATCAAATCTCCGTCTAAAAATGTGTTAAAGAATAATTAAACGGACAAAAAAAAGGCAAAATGCCCATAATAAAACTTATGACTATAAAGTTTTGGAAAACAAGTAGAAATTTTTTATCCTTGTTTCTACATCcagaaatataaaagaaaaaaaaaagtcgcATAAACTGAAATTAGATTAGAGAGACAGTAACAAATCAACTGAGAGTTACTTACGTATTTAATATTTGATAGAAGGACCAAAccattaaaagtaaaaaaaattagagaccttataattaaaTAGTGGATTGATTAATGAGTTATGAAAAACTATAAGGATTAAATAATCGTTTAcccatataaataaatttatttttatatttttttaatatttaattaaaattcggtcggtttcggttaaccgcggtttttggaACAAAAaaaccgtaaccgtaaccattaaccattatttttaaaattaaaaaccgtacactagtccatcggtttcggttaaccttattttcggtttggtttttcggtttttcggttttccgGGTTTTTGTGTGCACCCCTATCATCAGCCCACTTATTTGAAGAAACaaatgaatatatataaatcCTAATCTATTAATATTAGTaacacttttattttttgacgTACAAATTCTTTATTTTAGATTAAAGGAAATAACTACCCTCTAATTTGACCGATTTGCAGACCGATACCtgtagtattttgttttttttttttgccaaattTAGCGATAacgatttcaaaatgaaaattttcgaGAATTAAATTTATtcggtatcatatttactatgaaaccatattcttaatttttcaaaatcatcattttatggagttttctctctctaaacattatctttctctctcataaaaaacaacatCTGAATAACCTCAAacttaaaaagttgaagaattaaaattgcttaaaatatcatttaactcttgaaattttttatttcgaaGTTGCTATCGatcaaattctgacaaagtgaactcaaatgcaaaattttacaaaccacagAATTACGTTGCGTTTGCACAAAAAAACCCACAGTTAGAGGTCTGCAAATCAGCCAAAACACATggtagttatttataattaaccctaaattaaaatataaatcaaCAACAAAAATCtgttaaaaataaacaaaataattaagataaaataGGTATTTcaccataatttaaattatggtgAAATAGTCAAACTTGTTCATGCATCTTTTTTAATTTGGACTTCAATATTAATTAATGTAAAGCACTTGAGTATTAATAACACTATAATTCAAGAGCATGCGTTTTACCCGAAAAACAGAGTAATACTAGCCTCTTTTAGAAATAATGTGATATATGATATCATTGAAAAAAAAGGCACTAAAAATTTCCCCTTTAAGTTCTAACCTCCCTTCGAACTTAGAAATACACACGACAAGTAAAGGTTACACTTTTGGTTATAGCCTAATAGGTACAGATTTAAAACATTAGTGGACAAAATACACAAAAAGCTTTATGCAGCACTAGAAATGCCATTTTTCCCAGAAAATGAAACAGCTTTATTGGAACTATGCTCTTTAATACAGTTATTATATCTCATCTTTGACCTTTTAATTCCTTCTTAAATTGTCCCAAACCTGCCTCTTCTCTTCCACATTAACTCAACAACTCAAGAACTTGAAAATAAGACAGATAAATATGGGATTTTCTGAGAGGTTTTTGCGCACCTGTGTTTACTTTGTTGTTTTAGCATCCATGGCTGCTCATGCAGTTGCAGACCCCGTTGTTCCAGCTCTGATTATCTTTGGGGATTCTGTTGTTGATGTGGGTAATAACAATAATCTCAATACTTTAATCAAGGCAAATTTTCCACCATATGGAAGAGATTTTGTTGGTCATAAACCGACCGGGAGATTCTGCAATGGCAAACTAGCTACAGATTTCACTGGTAAGATTTCTCTCTAATCTACTACTTTTCTTCTTAATATTGAGCTCTATCTAGTCTTATGGATTTTGTTCATGAACAGCGGAGTATCTCGCTTTCGACTCGTACCCACCTGCGTATCTTAGCCAAGATGCTCAAGGAATGAGAATCCTGACTGGTGTTAACTTTGCCTCAGCTGCTTCTGGTTTCTATGATGGCACATCCAGGCTATATGTAAAACActgatctctctctctctctatctctctctctctctctctctctctctctctctctattcgTATTAAGTTGGGGATTATTGACTGTTTCTTGTGGGTTTTGTAGAGTGCCGTTTCGCTCACCCAGCAGTTAAATAACTATAAGGAGTACCAGACAAGAGTTGTGAGCATGGTAGGACAAGCAAAGGCTAAGGACATGTTCTCTGCTGGTATACATCTCTTAAGTGCAGGGAGCAGTGATTTTGTTCAGAATTACTATATCAATCCTGTTCTTAATAGAATCTACCCAGTCGATCGGTTCTCTGATAATCTTATGACATACTACTCCACTTTCATTCAGGTATCAAATTTGATGTTCTATTTGTTTCCCAAGAAATGTATGcaaagaaaaaatgaaattccAAAGATCAGGATTTAGGGTAGGATATCATGCACGCACTAAACCAAGTCAGCACTTTTATTCAGAAAATTCTGCACAAAAGTTATCCTATCTATGCATATTTGAAGTAGCGCAATGTCAAAGTCGAATGTATCTACACAAACCGAGTTTGATATATGAATAAATAACAAATTTACTAGGATATCTTAAAAGAAGAAACATGTTGCTTAAGTATTGCATTTGACAGAATCTATACAACCTTGGAGCAAGAAGGATTGGAGTGACAAACCTACCACCAACCGGGTGTTTACCAGCAGCCATAACCCTCTTTGGAGGAGGAGGAAGCAATCAGTGTGTAGAGAGGTTAAATAATGATGCCATTTCCTTCAACGCTAAACTAAAAACAACTTCTGAAAGCTTGAAGAGTTCCCTTCCTGGCCTCAAACTTGTTGTCTTCGATATCTACCAGCCTCTCATGGATATGGTCATGAAACCCAGTGATAATGGTAAATCACCACTCTGCAACAAGTAGATCATCAGTAGATTGATATATATACAAGAAACACACACTATCACACGGTATATGTATCATTCGACACAAACATATTATGCATTCACCAGCATGTTGATATGGATAAAAATAGTTGAGAAAAAAATAACTCGGGTTAATTTACGATGTGATTTACAGGGTTCCTTGAGGCCAGAAGGTCTTGCTGCGGAACAGGTACATTAGAGACCTCAGTCCTGTGCAACGCAAGGGCTTTGGGGACATGCTCCAATGCTACATCATATGTGTTTTGGGATGGATTTCATCCTTCTGAAGCTGCTAATAAGGTCTTGGCTGGTATTCTACTTGAACAGGGATTTGACCTCATTTCTTGAAGCAGTTCTACTGTTGCATAAGTTAGCTACAATTTTTATTCATGTAGTATTCTTCATTTCTTGAAGCAGTTCTACTGTTACATAAGTTAGCTATATGTGGAAGTTACCAGAAACATATAATTGGACGCTGGCTGATGTGTGACCTTGTGTAAAGGGATAATTTAATGTTTTCCTTCTTTTTCAATACATTCATCATCTGCTTCAATAAAAGAGTTATGGTTCTGCGAGTGCCTTCTTCTACATTGTCCTTTGTCGCAATTTTTAGGAtaattacacccatgacccATGCCACAAATCTTAATTTCTTAACCTAAAACCCATCACAATTTGAATATGATTTCACCGGTTGTCCTTTTGCCTGGATTCCAGCAAATATAATAGCCAAGATGACACATGGGAGACACCTAAGAAAAAAATTCCACGAGTTGGGTGTTGGTGAGTTggcatttaatttaattttttagttttctcACATGCCAAAATTTTGTTTAAGTGTCTCCTACATGTCATCTCCGTGACTATATTTGCTGGAATCGAGGCAAAAGGATGACTGGTGAAATCATATTGTGATGGGTTTTATAATAAGAAATTAAGATTTATGGCAATAGCATTCCATTTCCGATACTTGCAGGACCGTTAGTGTAATTAACCCAAATTTTTTGCCTCTTTATTTTGTCGAAAATGGGCCAGGGCTACAGAGGAAGGCCATGTTTTCTTCTGAAAATTTTCAGCCTAGATAGTACCAATCGTTTCTAACCTCTGTTCTCTTTCTCTGTTCTTATATTTCATTTCTCCTTGTAAAGAAGGAAATCTCCTGGTATGACCCCCCTGACCCATCCCTCAGTCATTCTCAAAATCTTTATTATCCTccaaatatatctaattgaccCCATTCTATAACCTAAAAGTGTTTTAGTTCTCAAGTTCCATTATTCTGTTTCCTATTTCCCCCCTTCATCATTCTTGAGAGCTATTTCGCATGCATGAACTCTTTTATCCATTCTTATTTCCTAGGAGCATTTTCCGCTACAGTGGCTCACATTTGTTACGCAGTAAAGGgtggcccggtcgcactacgcgtccccgctgagcgagggtccggggaggggtcccaccacaagggtgtactgggggcaagccttcccctgccaatttatttagataaaggaaaaaaaaaaacagttcgACATGATTGAAATTGTCTTTATCTTAAAGTAGATGTAGAACCATACACAAATTAAACAATCTTTGTAACCGCTTCTTATGGTGACCCATGGAATAACTTACTACATTGATAAGATATTCTAATAACAAATGGTTATCGAAACTAGTTATAAATTCAATACAAAACTAAAGATTTAGGAAACACGAGTTCACCTGAAACACCAAGAGCTCAAATATCAACATAATCCCTAAGAAAGTTCAAATCCAGTATTAGAACTGATTGCATAAAGAAGTTTAGCTCTCAAAGTGGTTGCACGTTTGTATGTTGGCAGCTGCAGCCATCCAAGCGACAAAGAGGCCATGCAAGAATAACTAAGGTtagataaaaaggaaaaaaagaataCATGCATGTACACACTCAAAACACATTTTGACAGGAAACAATATTAAAGATGCTGGATGTTGCAACTTGCACCTGAGGAGTGAATTAAGAGTACCTTGAGAGTATTGTAGCATGTAGAAGCAGAAGGAAGCCGTTCAACATCTTGTCCTCCAATTGTTGCCCAAAGAGAGGCATCACATGGGACctataagaaataaaatttctcattgtcaattctattaattttcttttctcttcttgtTGTTGCCTTTTGATCTTTTAATTTCCTTTGTTGAAAAAGCGGGGGAAATTTGAGCATGGGTTTCCATGGGACCATGTCATTCCAAAAATAATAGTTAAAAGAAACAATGAAGTCTAGCCGGAATGAATTGGTTTGGGGCTTTTTCTCTAGCAAAATCACACCCAAATATGTAAAGCTCCTCAAAGATCTGAAGATGCAAGTTCAATAGTATACCTTATGGATGGTAAAGTATGGCTGCAGGTGTTTGAACCCAAGTAATGGAGCTCGAGAGCAGCTGGTAACAAATTTAAGCAACATGCATCGTTCA includes these proteins:
- the LOC136208503 gene encoding GDSL esterase/lipase At5g03820-like — translated: MGFSERFLRTCVYFVVLASMAAHAVADPVVPALIIFGDSVVDVGNNNNLNTLIKANFPPYGRDFVGHKPTGRFCNGKLATDFTAEYLAFDSYPPAYLSQDAQGMRILTGVNFASAASGFYDGTSRLYSAVSLTQQLNNYKEYQTRVVSMVGQAKAKDMFSAGIHLLSAGSSDFVQNYYINPVLNRIYPVDRFSDNLMTYYSTFIQNLYNLGARRIGVTNLPPTGCLPAAITLFGGGGSNQCVERLNNDAISFNAKLKTTSESLKSSLPGLKLVVFDIYQPLMDMVMKPSDNGFLEARRSCCGTGTLETSVLCNARALGTCSNATSYVFWDGFHPSEAANKVLAGILLEQGFDLIS